The following proteins come from a genomic window of Pseudomonas putida:
- a CDS encoding TIGR03915 family putative DNA repair protein, with product MGVIALDCDERFSTWRDQARTLLGHGIDPAQVTWSQGPIDDLLAVPAPLPDGPGPFRATVPAALLSLLEQASRYRGEQRWNLLYEVLWRVAHGDRTAMLAGDRLGSELHRRIKQVSREAHHLHAFVRFVPLPPALAEQLQLDLVAYHEPAHDILPSASAHFADRLGRQRWLIATPQDGIRFDGQGFDYQRHCPDAWRQWARNADDPGAELWRTYYRHTFNPARLNPDALRLHMPGRFWRHLPEGMLIPQLEGLARQGKQRDGQAAEVAVQQGKTINRTEP from the coding sequence GTGGGGGTGATCGCGCTCGACTGTGACGAGCGCTTCAGCACCTGGCGCGACCAGGCCCGCACGCTGCTCGGGCACGGCATCGACCCGGCGCAAGTGACCTGGTCGCAAGGCCCGATCGACGATCTCCTGGCGGTGCCTGCCCCCCTGCCAGACGGGCCCGGCCCGTTTCGCGCCACGGTACCGGCGGCGCTGTTGAGCCTCTTGGAACAGGCATCGCGCTACCGGGGCGAGCAACGCTGGAACCTGCTGTACGAAGTGCTCTGGCGCGTGGCCCACGGTGACCGCACGGCAATGCTTGCGGGCGACCGCCTGGGCAGTGAACTGCACCGGCGTATCAAGCAGGTCAGCCGTGAAGCACATCACTTGCACGCGTTCGTGCGTTTCGTACCCTTGCCACCAGCACTTGCCGAGCAACTGCAACTGGACCTGGTGGCCTATCACGAGCCGGCCCATGACATTCTGCCCAGTGCCAGCGCGCACTTCGCCGACCGCCTGGGGCGCCAGCGCTGGTTGATCGCCACACCGCAGGACGGTATTCGCTTCGACGGCCAGGGTTTCGATTACCAGCGGCACTGCCCGGACGCCTGGCGGCAGTGGGCGCGCAATGCCGATGACCCGGGTGCCGAGCTGTGGCGGACCTACTACCGCCATACCTTCAACCCCGCCCGCCTCAACCCGGATGCCTTGCGCCTGCACATGCCGGGGCGTTTCTGGCGACATTTGCCCGAAGGCATGCTGATCCCGCAACTGGAAGGGTTGGCGCGCCAAGGCAAGCAACGTGATGGCCAGGCTGCGGAAGTGGCTGTGCAGCAGGGCAAGACGATAAACCGCACTGAACCCTGA
- a CDS encoding putative DNA modification/repair radical SAM protein, giving the protein MQLIAKLGILADAAKYDASCASSGAPKRSSRGSNGLGATNGMGICHSYTPDGRCVSLLKVLLTNFCLYDCQYCVNRRSSNVPRARFTPEEVVRLTLDFYRRNCISGLFLSSGIIRSADYTMEQLIRVARLLREEHNFRGYIHLKTIPDADPLLIEEAGRLADRLSVNIELPTDASLKRLAPEKHAHTIRQAMGVIHQGQQAVAGEPKAPRFTPAGQSTQVIVGADATDDSTLLRNAESLYQGYGLKRVYYSAFSPIPDSPGSVPLAAPPLLREHRLYQADFLLRGYGYKAGELLGQEANLALDIDPKLAWALANREVFPLDVNRAEPALLARIPGIGLRSVQRLVALRRERRVRYDDLIQLRCVLDKARPFIITSDYRPGQAELRSGLLRERLREPQAPVQMGLWG; this is encoded by the coding sequence ATGCAGCTCATTGCCAAGCTTGGCATCCTCGCCGATGCCGCCAAGTACGACGCGTCCTGTGCCAGCAGTGGCGCGCCCAAACGCAGCTCGCGCGGCAGCAACGGCCTGGGCGCCACCAATGGCATGGGCATCTGCCACAGCTATACACCGGACGGGCGCTGCGTTTCGCTGCTCAAGGTGCTGTTGACCAACTTCTGCCTGTACGACTGCCAATATTGCGTCAATCGCCGCTCCAGCAACGTGCCGCGGGCACGTTTCACGCCCGAGGAAGTGGTGCGCCTGACCCTGGATTTCTACCGGCGCAACTGCATCAGTGGCCTGTTCCTGAGCTCCGGCATCATCCGCTCGGCCGACTACACCATGGAACAGTTGATCCGCGTGGCGCGCCTGCTGCGTGAGGAGCACAACTTCCGGGGTTACATCCACCTCAAGACCATCCCCGACGCCGACCCACTGCTGATCGAGGAAGCCGGGCGCCTGGCCGACCGCCTCAGCGTCAATATCGAACTGCCCACCGATGCCAGCCTCAAGCGCCTGGCCCCGGAAAAACACGCCCATACCATTCGCCAGGCCATGGGCGTCATCCACCAGGGGCAGCAAGCCGTGGCGGGCGAACCGAAAGCACCGCGCTTCACCCCGGCCGGGCAAAGCACCCAGGTCATCGTCGGCGCCGACGCCACTGACGACAGCACACTGCTGCGCAACGCCGAGTCGCTGTACCAGGGTTACGGCCTCAAGCGCGTGTATTACTCAGCTTTCAGCCCGATACCCGACAGCCCCGGCAGCGTGCCGCTGGCAGCTCCACCGCTGCTGCGCGAGCACCGCTTGTACCAGGCAGACTTCCTGTTGCGCGGCTATGGCTACAAAGCGGGTGAGTTGCTTGGCCAGGAGGCTAACCTGGCGCTTGACATCGACCCCAAGCTTGCCTGGGCGCTGGCCAACCGTGAGGTGTTCCCACTGGATGTGAACCGTGCCGAGCCCGCGCTGCTGGCACGTATCCCCGGCATCGGCCTGCGCAGTGTGCAGCGGCTGGTGGCGCTGCGCCGGGAACGGCGCGTGCGCTACGACGACCTGATCCAGCTGCGCTGCGTGCTCGACAAGGCCCGGCCATTCATCATCACCAGCGACTACCGCCCAGGCCAGGCGGAGCTGCGCAGCGGCCTGCTGCGCGAGCGCCTGCGTGAACCACAGGCGCCGGTGCAGATGGGGTTGTGGGGGTGA
- a CDS encoding class I SAM-dependent methyltransferase: MDEARLHDFMGKLVGDMGAAATLANVILGDELGLYRAMADSQPVTPEVLAARTGCHPRLVREWLNAQAASGYVVHEQGRFVLPEEQAMALALEDSPAYMAGGAAVVAALFHDKDKLVAAMRGDGGLAWGDHHPCMFSGTERFFRPGYRTFLVADWLPALDGVVAKLQAGAKVADVGCGHGASTLVMAQAFPASTFIGYDYHTPSISTARERASEAGLTPQVSFQQASAKDYPGSDHDLVCFFDCLHDMGDPVGAARHAYQALKPGGTVMLVEPYAEDTLDGNLTPVGRLFYAASTFICTPNSLSQEVGLGLGAQAGEARLRAVFEEAGFTQFRRATQTPFNLILEARK; the protein is encoded by the coding sequence ATGGACGAGGCAAGGCTTCATGATTTCATGGGCAAGCTGGTGGGAGACATGGGCGCTGCGGCGACCCTGGCCAATGTGATACTTGGCGACGAACTGGGGTTGTACCGGGCCATGGCTGATAGTCAGCCGGTCACCCCCGAAGTGCTGGCGGCCCGGACCGGCTGCCACCCACGGCTGGTGCGCGAATGGCTCAACGCTCAGGCCGCGTCCGGCTATGTGGTCCATGAGCAGGGCAGGTTCGTGCTGCCCGAGGAGCAGGCCATGGCACTGGCCCTGGAGGACTCACCGGCCTATATGGCGGGTGGCGCGGCGGTGGTGGCCGCGCTGTTCCACGACAAGGACAAGCTGGTGGCTGCCATGCGCGGTGATGGCGGGCTGGCCTGGGGCGACCATCACCCCTGCATGTTCAGCGGTACCGAGCGTTTCTTCCGGCCCGGCTATCGCACCTTCCTGGTGGCCGACTGGCTGCCGGCGCTTGACGGAGTGGTGGCCAAGCTGCAGGCCGGCGCCAAGGTCGCGGATGTCGGTTGCGGGCATGGCGCTTCGACGCTGGTCATGGCCCAGGCGTTTCCAGCATCGACCTTCATCGGCTATGACTACCATACGCCGTCCATCAGCACGGCCCGCGAACGCGCCAGTGAGGCCGGTTTGACCCCGCAGGTGAGTTTCCAGCAGGCTTCGGCCAAGGATTATCCGGGCAGCGATCATGATCTGGTGTGCTTCTTCGATTGCCTGCACGACATGGGCGACCCCGTTGGCGCTGCACGGCATGCCTACCAGGCGTTGAAGCCCGGTGGCACGGTGATGCTGGTTGAGCCCTATGCCGAGGACACGCTGGACGGCAACCTGACGCCGGTCGGTCGCCTGTTCTATGCCGCGTCGACGTTTATCTGTACACCGAATTCGCTGTCTCAGGAGGTTGGGCTGGGGCTCGGCGCACAGGCCGGGGAGGCGCGCTTGCGGGCGGTGTTCGAGGAGGCGGGGTTCACGCAGTTCCGGCGGGCGACACAGACACCGTTCAACCTGATACTGGAAGCCAGGAAGTAG
- a CDS encoding saccharopine dehydrogenase family protein — MKKNVLIIGAGGVAKVVAHKCAQHNDELGRIAIASRNISKCQAIIDSVKAKGSLKVPADIQAFSLNALDVEATKALIRETESQIVINVGSAFLNMSVLRACIDTGVAYLDTAIHEEPGKICETPPWYGNYEWKHLEECQEKNITAILGVGFDPGVVNSYAKLAQQQYFDSIDSIDILDVNAGSHGKYFATNFDPEINFREFTGQVWSWQNSQWTSNTMFEVKRTDDLPVVGSQNLYLTGHDEVHSISKNLNVPNVRFWMSFGEHYINVFTVLKNLGLLSEQPVKTAEGLEVVPLKVVKAVLPDPASLAPGYTGKTCIGDLVKGTKDGQPREVFIYNVADHEEAYAETDSQGISYTAGVPPVAAALLVARGEWDAKRMVNVEELPAEPFLKALDVMGLPTRVKDEKGDRPWDAEA, encoded by the coding sequence TTGAAGAAGAACGTTCTTATCATTGGTGCAGGAGGTGTCGCCAAGGTGGTGGCCCACAAGTGCGCGCAGCATAACGACGAACTCGGTCGTATTGCCATTGCGTCGCGGAACATCTCCAAATGCCAGGCCATCATCGACAGCGTCAAGGCCAAGGGTAGCCTCAAGGTACCCGCCGACATCCAGGCCTTCTCGCTCAACGCCCTCGATGTCGAGGCAACCAAGGCACTGATCCGCGAGACTGAATCGCAGATCGTGATCAACGTGGGCTCCGCCTTCCTCAACATGTCGGTGCTGCGTGCCTGCATCGATACCGGTGTCGCCTACCTGGACACCGCGATCCACGAAGAACCGGGCAAGATTTGCGAGACGCCGCCCTGGTATGGCAACTACGAGTGGAAACACCTCGAAGAATGCCAAGAGAAGAACATCACCGCCATTCTCGGCGTCGGTTTCGACCCGGGTGTGGTGAACAGCTACGCAAAACTGGCGCAGCAACAGTATTTCGACAGCATTGACTCGATCGATATTCTCGACGTCAATGCTGGATCCCACGGCAAGTACTTCGCCACCAACTTCGACCCGGAAATCAACTTCCGCGAGTTCACCGGGCAAGTATGGAGCTGGCAGAACAGCCAGTGGACCAGCAACACCATGTTCGAGGTCAAGCGTACCGACGACCTGCCGGTCGTGGGTTCGCAGAACCTGTACCTGACCGGTCACGACGAGGTCCACTCGATCTCGAAGAACCTGAACGTGCCGAACGTGCGCTTCTGGATGAGCTTCGGCGAGCACTACATCAATGTGTTCACCGTGCTGAAGAACCTTGGCCTGCTTTCCGAGCAACCGGTCAAGACCGCTGAAGGCCTGGAAGTGGTGCCGCTGAAAGTGGTCAAGGCCGTGCTGCCTGACCCGGCTTCGCTTGCCCCGGGCTACACCGGCAAGACCTGCATCGGTGACCTGGTAAAGGGCACCAAGGATGGTCAGCCGCGTGAAGTGTTCATCTACAACGTGGCCGACCACGAAGAGGCCTACGCTGAGACCGACAGCCAGGGTATCTCCTACACCGCCGGTGTACCGCCGGTGGCTGCGGCCCTGCTAGTTGCCCGCGGCGAGTGGGATGCCAAGCGCATGGTCAACGTCGAGGAGCTGCCAGCCGAGCCGTTCCTCAAGGCGCTGGATGTCATGGGCCTGCCGACCCGCGTGAAAGATGAAAAAGGCGATCGTCCTTGGGACGCTGAAGCCTAA